From one Mytilus edulis chromosome 1, xbMytEdul2.2, whole genome shotgun sequence genomic stretch:
- the LOC139528483 gene encoding uncharacterized protein, with product MLSYRSLVKITNVLISEVKKKNRLLLLIANFASTMSDQNSLGKYLVNLPPEISSDDEEYMLANIGLFELQPVEMIDTEIELFPEQTIPPSEPELAEETIQPGPSTDLQTLESGLPSCPKRFKKMEENELQSLKENFHQSKSTKSNTKWGVKLFQEWCLESSGGHTDFNTVTKVDLNNKLRHFYAEAKPKHTEKRAQSMPQEHAGVYHKNSLKNVRAALNRHLTDINREIDIVKDNEFRQSNVILDSTLKMMVASGLSRPTKHKDIIELEDLRLISTYVLATLKMLFYLD from the exons atgttgtCGTATAGATCGTTAGTAAAAATAACTAATGTTTTAATATCggaagtgaagaaaaaaaatcgtctGCTACTGCTAATAGCAAATTTTGCATCAACAATGTCAGATCAGAACAGTCTGGGTAAATATCTGGTGAATCTTCCACCAGAAATTTCATCTGATGATGAAGAATACATGCTTGCAAACATTGGCCTTTTTGAGCTGCAACCTGTGGAAATGATAGACACAGAAATTGAGCTATTTCCTGAGCAGACCATCCCACCATCTGAGCCAGAACTGGCAGAAGAAACAATCCAGCCCGGTCCATCTACTGATTTACAGACCCTGGAATCTGGTTTGCCATCCTGCCCTAAAAGATTTAAGAAAATGGAAGAGAATGAGCTGCAGTCCCTCAAGGAAAATTTCCATCAGTCTAAATCGACAAAAAGCAACACAAAATGGGGAGTCAAACTGTTTCAGG aatggTGTCTTGAAAGTTCGGGTGGACATACGGATTTCAACACCGTCACTAAAGTAGACCTCAACAACAAACTCCGCCATTTTTATGCAGAGGCAAAACCTAAACACACAGAAAAAAGAGCACAATCTATGCCCCAAGAACATGCTGGCGTGTACCACAAAAATTCGTTGAAAAATGTGAGGGCTGCTCTTAACAGGCACTTGACCGACATAAACAGAGAAATTGACATTGTGAAAGACAATGAATTTAGACAGAGCAATGTTATTTTGGATAGTACACTCAAAATGATGGTTGCAAGTGGACTTTCACGGCCAACAAAACACAAGGATATCATTGAACTTGAAGACCTCCGGTTGATAAGCACATATGTTTTAGCAACACTGAAGATGCTGTTCTACTTAGATTAA